TACCGTCGCCCGTCTGTCGCCGCTACGAATCGACGCATTTGCACTGATCTGCGCATATGCGTACAAGCGCGCATATGCGTAATCACGTTGCACCCCTTGGTATTTCGTGGCGCAAGAGCTACCGTCACCCACCATGAAGAACAACTATTGCCCACCAATCACCATTCCCGGGCCGTCGCGGATCGCGGCCGACCGGCTGGCCACCGCGGCTCGACCAGGGACCGTTCGCGACATCCTGACCGACTATGCCGACCAGCTGACCACCGCGGGCGCGTTCGCCGACGTGACGGCCCGCGACGCCCGCGCCATCGCGGCGGTTATGGCGTGGGACTGCTGCCACGGCGGTGAATCCACCGCGCTGCGGCAGCGAGCCGCCGCCGTCACCGCAGGCGCGTGGGGTGGCTGGGACAGCCCCACGGGGGTGGTGCGCGCGTTTACCATCGCGGCGACCGTCTTGGACGCGCTGTGACGGCCCGCGGGCTGGCCGCGCTGGCTGAGCGGGCCGGATTCGATCTGTGGGTGTACCGCGACACCGCCGAGCTGTTCACCGCATGGGTGCCGGTCGTGCCGTCGTACTCCGGATCCGTTGCAGGGTGCTGGGATTGGCTGGCCGACCGGCTGGCCCAAGACAGTGAGGGGTCGGCACGATGAGCGGCCCCGCACCCTTGCCGCTACCGGAACCGTGGCGCGAACTGGTCGAGGCGTTCATACGTGCTGAGACTGCGGCCGGCCGGTAGCCCGCCACCGTCCGCAAGCGTCGCAGCGACCTGGGCAGGCTGGCCCGCAGTGTGGGAGGTGACCCACGGGGCGTGACGGAGGCGCAGCTGGAGGCGTGGTTAGAACGAAACCGCCACTGGGCCATAGAGACCCGCCGCAGCCACCGCAACACCACCGTGACGTTCTTCCGGTGGGCACACCGCAAAGGCCACATTCCCACCGACCCCGCGGCCGAGCTGCCGGTGGTGCGACCCGCCACCGCTGTGCCGCGACCTGCTCCAGATGCCGCGTGGCGACACGCGATCCAGGTGGCCGACCCACGGACGCGGCTGATGCTGCGGTTGGCGGGGGAGGTGGGTCTGCGTCGCGCTGAGGTGGCGCAGGTACATACCCGCGACCTGACGACCGGCGCGGGCGGTCCCCAGCTGCTGGTCCACGGGAAGGGCGGAAAGCTGCGCGTGGTGCCGCTGACCGACGACCTGGCCGACCTGATCGCCCAGGGGGCACCGGGTCACAGCCCGGAGATGGCGGCGTACGGGGTGGACGGGTGGTTGTTCCCCGGCGACGACAACGGCCACTTGCCACCCGTATGGGTCGGCAAGATGGTCGCTGCGGTGCTGCCGGGCATCTGGACGATGCACACCCTCCGTCACAGGTTCGCGACCCGCGCCTATCGCGGCACGGGCAATCTGCGCGCGGTGCAGACGCTGCTGGGTCACTCGTCGGTCGCCACCACCGAGCGGTACACCGCGGTGGACCACGACGAGGTGCGAGCCGCGATGATGGCGGCACTCGACTGATGTCGGCCCGTCTGAGCAAATAACCCCGCAGCTAACCCTCAGTGGATTGTTGGGGGCACGCGGTGTTTTCAGCGGACTAAAAATAGCGTCTGAGATGGCGAAACTCTGGTGCGCGATACTGGGATTGAACCAGTGACCTCTTCCGTGTCAGGGAAGCGCTCTCCCGCTGAGCTAATCGCGCGGGTTGAAACTCTTACTTGGAGGTGGAGACGGGAATCGAACCCGTGTGCACGGCTTTGCAGGCCGTTGCCTCACCACTCGGCCACTCCACCGCTGGGGTTGATGCCACAATCGCACCTTCGAGCGGATGACGGGATTCGAACCCGCGACCCTCACCTTGGCAAGGTGATGCGCTACCAACTGCGCTACATCCGCGCGCCACGAGCGAGATCGTCGCCCGTCGCGATGCAGAACATTAGTCCACGGACGTGCGCAGACACAAATCCCCATTACGGGAGGGCAACGGGCGGCCAAAAATGGTGTTTCAGAACAGGTGATACGCCTCCGGTGACAGGGCGAATCCGTGGCGGGACTTGGTGTCGCGACATGTGACACCGGTCCCGGTGCTCTCGCATCGCAGGGCCCCGGCGGTGATCGAGTCCTGCTCCGCCAGTTGGGTGTCCGCGCTCGGCGTGCTGTCGCCGGCGCAGACGAAGGCGGCCGGCCGCCCGGGGTGCAGCGTGATGCCGCGGCCGTAATCCAGCTCACAGCTGGCGGGGCGCAGTGGTGGGGCCCAGCTACGTTCGGCGATGTCGCAGCGGGCCATGGTGGCGTCGAGCAGGCAACGCACGTTTCCCGACGGGGACGTGAAGGCGGTCGGCCGGTCGACCTGGCGGTTCACCAGCCCGGACACGCTGCGGATGTTCGCCGTTACGGCAGATGCCGGATCTGTCACGGGTGCCGATGTGCTGTGGCAGCCGGTAAACAAGGCGCTAGCAGCAAAAACCGCGCCGCCGACGGCCGTCGAGCGGATCCGCAGGTGAACCATGACGGGTGACCATACGCCCACGTCGGCGTGCATATTTGGCAAATCAAACAAGTCGATCGGGCGGATACCGATTCGGGTCTGGCCGGGTATGCGTGCTAGTGTTCGACGTCGTTCCCACGGTCTCGTAGCTCAGTGGGAGAGCGTCCGCCTCACACGCGGAAGGTCGCTGGTTCGAACCCAGCCGGGACCACCATCACCTCAGGCGGCTTCGGAGAAATCCGGGGCCGTTTTTTCGTGTCGGGACACACAGTTCACCGTGACCGGGTGTTGTCCGTCCGATTCGGTAGGGTCCTCCGACGTGACTCAGAGCGTGACCGTCGGAACCATCAGATCCGTTACCTCCCGTCTGGCCGAGGAACTCGCCGTGGGCGAGGGGCAGGTCGCCGCCGCGGTGGCCCTGCTGGACGAGGGCGCGACGGTCCCGTTCATCGCCCGGTACCGCAAGGAAGTGACCGGCAGTCTCGACGACGGCCAGTTGCGCACCCTCGAGGAGCGCCTGGGCTACCTGCGCGAGCTCGACCAGCGCCGTGAGGCCGTGCTGGCCTCCATCCAGGAGCAGGGCAAGCTCACCGACGAACTGCGGGCCGCGCTGATGTCGGCCGACACCAAGGCCCGGGTCGAGGACATCTACCTGCCCTACAAGCCCAAGCGGCGCACCAAGGCTCAGATCGCCAAGGAGGCGGGCCTGGAGCCGCTGGCCGACCGGCTGCTGGCCGATCCGACGCTGGTGCCCGACGAGGTGGCCGCGGAGTTCCTCAACGACGACGTGGCCGACGCGCCCGCCGCACTGGAAGGCGCCCGCCACATCATCATCGAGCGCGCCTCCGAGGACGCCGAGCTGGTCGGCGCGACTCGGGAGAAGTTCTGGGCCGACGGCTCGCTGCGCACCGGCCCGTGGTCCGAAGAGGCTGCGAAAAGCCCTGCCGCGCAGAAGTTCCGGGACTACTTCGAGTTCTCCGAGCCGCTGGAGAACATGCCGTCGCACCGGGTGCTGGCCGTGCTGCGCGGCGAGAAGGAACAGGCGCTGTCGCTGAACTTCGACGGCGGCGAGGACGAGCTGTACCAGGCGATGATCGCCCAGGCTCTCGGTATCGACATGACCGCCAAGGCCCCGGCCACCCCGTGGCTGGCCACCACCGTCCGGCTGGCCTGGCGCGCCAAGCTGATGATCTCGGCTGCGGTCGACGCGCGGATCAGGCTGCGCCAGCGGGCCGAGGACGAGGCGGTGGCGGTGTTCGCCCGCAACCTCAAGGACCTGCTGCTGGCCGCGCCCGCCGGCACCCGCGCCACCCTCGGCCTGGACCCGGGCTTCCGCACCGGGGTCAAGGTCGCCGTCGTCGACGCCACCGGCAAGGTCGTGGATACCTGCGCGATCTTCCCGCATCAGCCGCAGAAGCAGTGGGACCAGGCCAAGGCCACCCTGGCGGCGCTGATCGCCCGGCACAACGTCGAGCTGATCGCGGTCGGCAACGGGACCGCGTCGCGCGAGACCGACGCGCTGGCCGGTGAGCTGATCGCCGACATCCGCTCCGCCGGGGCCAAGGCTCCGGCCAAGGCCATGGTCAGCGAGGCCGGCGCCTCGGTGTACTCGGCCTCGGAGTACGCGGCCCGGGAGATGCCGAACCTCGACGTGACCCTGCGCGGTGCGGTCTCGATCGCCCGTCGCCTGCAGGATCCGCTGGCCGAGCTGGTGAAGATCGATCCGAAGTCGATCGGGGTCGGGCAGTATCAGCACGACGTGACACCGGGCTCGCTGGCGCGCAGCCTCGACGCGGTGGTCGAAGACGCGGTGAACGCGGTGGGCGTGGACCTCAACACCGCGTCGGTGCCGCTGTTGGCCCGGGTCTCGGGGGTCACCGAATCGCTGGCCGAGGCCATCGTGGCGCACCGCGAGAGCGCCGGCGCGTTCCGCAGCCGCAAGGCGCTGCTCGACGTTCCGCGCCTGGGGCCGAAGGCTTTCGAACAATGCGCGGGCTTCCTGCGGATCCGTGACGGGGAGGATCCGCTGGATGCCTCCGGCGTCCACCCCGAGTCCTACCCGGTGGTGCGGCGGATCCTGGACCGCTCCAACGTCACCCTGGGCGAGCTGATCGGGGACGAGCGCACCCTGCGGGGGCTCAAGCCTGCCGACTTCGCCGACGATCGGTTCGGCATCCCGACCGTCACCGACATCCTGGCCGAACTGGAGAAGCCTGGGCGTGACCCACGGCCCGCGTTCTCCACGGCCACCTTTGCCGCGGGCGT
The genomic region above belongs to Mycolicibacterium sp. HK-90 and contains:
- a CDS encoding tyrosine-type recombinase/integrase; the encoded protein is MTEAQLEAWLERNRHWAIETRRSHRNTTVTFFRWAHRKGHIPTDPAAELPVVRPATAVPRPAPDAAWRHAIQVADPRTRLMLRLAGEVGLRRAEVAQVHTRDLTTGAGGPQLLVHGKGGKLRVVPLTDDLADLIAQGAPGHSPEMAAYGVDGWLFPGDDNGHLPPVWVGKMVAAVLPGIWTMHTLRHRFATRAYRGTGNLRAVQTLLGHSSVATTERYTAVDHDEVRAAMMAALD
- a CDS encoding DUF6636 domain-containing protein, which gives rise to MSGLVNRQVDRPTAFTSPSGNVRCLLDATMARCDIAERSWAPPLRPASCELDYGRGITLHPGRPAAFVCAGDSTPSADTQLAEQDSITAGALRCESTGTGVTCRDTKSRHGFALSPEAYHLF
- a CDS encoding Tex family protein, producing the protein MTQSVTVGTIRSVTSRLAEELAVGEGQVAAAVALLDEGATVPFIARYRKEVTGSLDDGQLRTLEERLGYLRELDQRREAVLASIQEQGKLTDELRAALMSADTKARVEDIYLPYKPKRRTKAQIAKEAGLEPLADRLLADPTLVPDEVAAEFLNDDVADAPAALEGARHIIIERASEDAELVGATREKFWADGSLRTGPWSEEAAKSPAAQKFRDYFEFSEPLENMPSHRVLAVLRGEKEQALSLNFDGGEDELYQAMIAQALGIDMTAKAPATPWLATTVRLAWRAKLMISAAVDARIRLRQRAEDEAVAVFARNLKDLLLAAPAGTRATLGLDPGFRTGVKVAVVDATGKVVDTCAIFPHQPQKQWDQAKATLAALIARHNVELIAVGNGTASRETDALAGELIADIRSAGAKAPAKAMVSEAGASVYSASEYAAREMPNLDVTLRGAVSIARRLQDPLAELVKIDPKSIGVGQYQHDVTPGSLARSLDAVVEDAVNAVGVDLNTASVPLLARVSGVTESLAEAIVAHRESAGAFRSRKALLDVPRLGPKAFEQCAGFLRIRDGEDPLDASGVHPESYPVVRRILDRSNVTLGELIGDERTLRGLKPADFADDRFGIPTVTDILAELEKPGRDPRPAFSTATFAAGVEKVADLKVGMVLEGVVTNVAAFGAFVDVGVHQDGLVHVSAMADRFISDPHEVVKSGQVVKVKVVDVDVERQRIGLSLRLNDTPQQGKRPDRNDRGNQGGQNRRDGGGNQGRGGGNQGRGGDRRNQNRGNNSGRRESNQPMGSMAEALRNAGFGK